In Desulfomonile tiedjei, a single genomic region encodes these proteins:
- a CDS encoding Nif3-like dinuclear metal center hexameric protein: protein MSVPTLSQIVGIADRLFPFQEAEPWDNVGIQIGTPDRVIDSIAFSLDPTPQTVEFAARNSCQLLVTHHPVLLEPIRSIKPDNLSGRTFLAAARLGVDILSLHTNLDAAPGGLNDYVARAMDLQEVRTPFPARCARLGRLPEALRVCELAGQVAERLMIPHVRIITESDCQVELVFSATGSGMGYLREALEYGADVMVTGDVKYHAAREAMELGMPVIDAGHYGLEKMAITLMVESFQTHFMSMGLNVKCLACDSEKEPFLHIYDLEEDISVERANTAS from the coding sequence TTGAGCGTACCGACATTATCCCAAATTGTGGGAATCGCTGATCGGCTGTTTCCTTTTCAGGAGGCGGAACCCTGGGACAATGTCGGCATTCAGATAGGCACCCCTGACCGAGTTATTGATTCGATAGCTTTCAGCCTGGATCCCACACCCCAGACGGTGGAATTCGCGGCGAGAAACTCGTGCCAGCTTCTAGTAACCCACCACCCCGTTCTTTTGGAGCCCATCAGAAGCATCAAACCCGATAACCTTTCCGGAAGAACATTTCTTGCCGCTGCCAGATTGGGCGTAGACATTCTGAGCCTCCACACAAACCTTGACGCGGCGCCTGGCGGCCTGAACGATTATGTCGCTCGGGCTATGGACCTTCAAGAGGTCCGCACACCGTTCCCTGCGCGCTGTGCCCGACTCGGGCGGCTTCCTGAGGCTCTCCGAGTTTGTGAACTGGCCGGCCAAGTGGCAGAAAGGCTGATGATTCCGCACGTGCGAATTATTACGGAATCGGATTGCCAGGTTGAGCTTGTCTTTTCGGCCACAGGAAGCGGAATGGGCTACCTGAGGGAAGCGCTGGAATACGGGGCTGACGTTATGGTCACCGGCGACGTGAAGTATCACGCGGCTCGCGAGGCGATGGAATTAGGGATGCCGGTAATCGACGCGGGCCATTACGGTCTGGAAAAGATGGCAATAACGCTTATGGTTGAGAGCTTTCAGACGCATTTTATGAGCATGGGTTTGAACGTGAAATGCCTGGCTTGTGATTCGGAGAAGGAACCCTTTCTACACATATACGACCTCGAGGAGGACATTTCAGTTGAAAGAGCAAATACGGCTTCTTGA